One window of Trichoderma breve strain T069 chromosome 3, whole genome shotgun sequence genomic DNA carries:
- a CDS encoding PAP2 superfamily domain-containing protein — MSGTRRDAPPHHKHKDSVPDAGLRSLDHYKRALPKWRYNLRQQALPLIRWETPYLAALQSKLRTPALDSYFAITANLGTHTFFMVFLPMLFWGGYAAFAKGLVHILALGVFWTGFIKDFYSLPRPLSPPLNRITMSGSAALEYGFPSTHSANAVSVAVYAILHLRDPLNTFSDTTKLLLEILSYFYAVSIVFGRLYCGMHGFLDVIIGSIMGAGITVLEYYYGPPLDAAMQHGTWLVPVIAGLVVVVFVRIHPEPADDCPCFDDSVAFAGVVIGLEVGTWTVGRTFLAGAESSMGVLPYVSWVIAARMVVGIIAIFVWRETMKPTLLKVLPHLFRLIESTGFDLPRRFFTPASEYKSVPPGSRLDTLFPTASDFPRMVESIRHPTTRGRSVSIGPQSAADAYETLAYRERQRRDSIGSNASLKSKSSNMDLNGKEEDKSGKGAQTSGAQKAAFNDNESLRGPNDILVMQGTENGNPDIYLSMEDARDEKEVFSQLVKPRVRYDVEVVTKLVVYAGISWLAVAGVPMVFSFIGLGVVRTVAERIAI, encoded by the exons ATGAGCGGCACGCGACGCGATGCCCCGCCGCatcacaagcacaaggaCAGCGTCCCTGACGCGGGGCTGAGAAGTCTCGATCATT ATAAAAGAGCGCTGCCAAAATGGAGATATAACTTGCGACAACAGGCGCTCCCGCTCATCCGCTGGGAGACGCCGTATCTGGCTGCTCTCCAGAGCAAGTTGCGCACCCCGGCGCTCGACAGCTACTTCGCCATCACGGCCAACCTGGGCACGCACACCTTCTTCATGGTCTTCCTGCCCATGCTGTTCTGGGGTGGCTATGCGGCCTTTGCCAAGGG ATTGGTCCACATCTTGGCGCTGGGTGTCTTCTGGACAGGCTTCATCAAGGACTTTTACTCGCTGCCCCGGCCACTGTCGCCACCGCTCAACCGCATCACTATGTCTGGATCTGCTGCGCTCGAGTATGGCTTCCCTTCGACTCATAGTGCCAATGCCGTATCCGTTGCCGTCTACGCCATCCTGCACCTGCGCGACCCTCTCAACACCTTTTCCGACACGACAAAGCTGCTCCTCGAGATCCTGTCGTACTTTTATGCTGTGTCGATTGTCTTTGGGCGACTTTACTGCGGCATGCATGGGTTCTTGGACGTTATCATCGGATCCATAATGGGGGCTGGCATCACCGTCCTGGAATACTATTACGGGCCGCCATTGGACGCCGCAATGCAGCACGGCACTTGGCTGGTTCCCGTCATTGCTGGCTTGgttgtcgtcgtctttgtGCGAATTCATCCCGAGCCTGCAGATGATTGTCCGTGCTTCGACGATAGTGTCGCCTTCGCCGGCGTAGTAATCGGCTTGGAAGTCGGCACCTGGACTGTCGGAAGGACTTTCCTAGCTGGCGCTGAGTCTAGCATGGGCGTTTTGCCGTATGTGTCGTGGGTTATAGCGGCAAGGATGGTTGTGGGAATCATTGCCATTTTTGTTTGGCGCGAGACTATGAAGCCCACGCTGCTCAAGGTCTTGCCTCATCTATTCCGTCTTATCGAGTCGACCGGCTTTGACCTGCCCCGAAGATTCTTTACGCCCGCTAGCGAGTACAAGTCTGTGCCTCCCGGATCGCGGTTGGATACATTATTCCCGACAGCCTCTGATTTTCCTCGCATGGTTGAGAGTATTCGACATCCCACAACTCGAGGTCGATCGGTCTCTATCGGGCCTCAGAGCGCGGCGGATGCATACGAAACCCTGGCTTATCGGGAACGACAACGACGGGATAGCATTGGAAGCAATGCAAGTCTCAAGAGCAAATCAAGCAATATGGATCTTAATggcaaagaggaagacaagTCAGGCAAGGGAGCACAAACTTCAGGTGCCCAGAAGGCGGCGTTTAATGACAATGAGTCGCTGAGAGGTCCAAATGACATTCTGGTTATGCAGGGGACAGAGAATGGGAACCCGGATATTTATCTTTCTATGGAGGATGCGCGTGACGAGAAGGAGGTCTTTTCTCAGCTGGTGAAGCCGCGAGTGAGATATGATGTCGAAGTTGTCACGAAACTCGTGGTTTATGCAG GAATCTCGTGGCTTGCAGTGGCAGGAGTGCCCATGGTATTCAGCTTCATTGGTCTCGGCGTTGTCCGTACGGTTGCAGAACGAATTGCCATTTGA
- a CDS encoding ATPase family associated with various cellular activities (AAA) domain-containing protein, with amino-acid sequence MSDYEDEMDVDGPGPSADITFSAEATKGKRSAANLPVEAEDTLPWVEKYRPVTLDDVSGHQDILATINKFVESNRLPHLLLYGPPGTGKTSTILALARRIYGTANMRQMVLELNASDDRGIDVVREQIKTFASTKQIFSMGSSAAKGNSIAGFKLIILDEADAMTNTAQMALRRIMEKYTANTRFCIIANYAHKLSPALLSRCTRFRFSPLKEGDIRVLVEKVVEEENVKIQGEAVDALVKLSKGDMRRALNVLQACHASSTPLRLKNEPKPPESEIKRETITTETIYNCIAAPQPDAIKEIMETLLSTPDVTSCLNTINALKTTQGLALADIITALMEQLTKLEVSAEVMITWLEGLAEIEHRVAGGGSEMVQTGAVVGVVRGGVELMSK; translated from the exons ATGTCCGACtacgaggatgagatggacgTTGATGGCCCTGGTCCATCCGCCGATATCACATTCTCTGCTGAGGCGACCAAGGGCAAACGGAGTGCTGCCAACTTGCcggttgaagctgaagataCCCTGCCATG GGTCGAAAAGTATCGTCCAGTAACGCTCGACGATGTGTCCGGCCACCAAGACATCCTAGCTACCATCAACAAGTTTGTCGAGTCGAATCGCCTCCCTCACCTGCTTCTCTACGGACCTCCCGGCACGGGAAAGACGTCTACCATCTTGGCCCTAGCACGACGAATCTACGGTACTGCCAACATGCGCCAGATGGTGTTGGAGTTGAACGCCTCCGACGACAGAGGCATCGATGTTGTCCGAGAACAGATTAAGACGTTTGCTAGCACAAAACAAATCTTTTCTATGGGCAGCAGTGCAGCGAAGGGCAATTCGATTGCAGGGttcaagctcatcatcctGGACGAAGCGGATGCCATGACCAACACCGCACAGATGGCGCTACGAAGAATCATGGAGAAATACACGGCGAACACACGGTTCTGCATCATTGCCAACTACGCTCACAAGCTCAGCCCCGCGCTGCTGTCTCGTTGTACGAGATTTCGGTTCAGTCCGTTGAAGGAGGGGGACATTAGGGTATTGGTAGAgaaggtggtggaggaggagaacgTCAAGATTCAGGGCGAAGCAGTGGATGCACTAGtgaagctgagcaagggCGACATGCGAAGGGCATTGAACGTGCTTCAGGCTTGCCATGCGTCAA GCACACCACTGAGGCTAAAGAACGAACCCAAGCCGCCGGAAAGCGAGATCAAGCGCGAGACAATTACGACTGAAACGATTTACAACTGCATTGCGGCGCCTCAGCccgatgccatcaaggagattatGGAGACGCTCTTGAGCACGCCGGACGTGACGAGCTGTCTGAATACAATTAATGCGCTGAAGACAACGCAGGGCCTGGCGCTGGCAGATATCATCACAGCGTTGATGGAGCAGCTGACGAAGCTCGAGGTGAGCGCAGAGGTTATGATTACCTGGCTGGAAGGCCTGGCGGAGATTGAGCACAGagttgctggaggaggcagCGAGATGGTCCAGACGGGAGCGGTGGTGGGAGTTGTGCGAGGAGGGGTGGAATTGATGAGCAAGtga
- a CDS encoding BTB/POZ domain-containing protein, translating into MLSASPSEAPSTAGLPLHSGADVHKIPQILPRERVFPIQIGGELFKLSGASLSSDAPSYFSQYFLCQIKVAESKGEDPSSTIRTLYIDRDPKTFRDIALHLQGYHVKPRDGTHFVRLFADAQFYNLPKLISQLNEESIFMSIGHREFQIPRDVLNDPANSPNYFSLGFALFFSQPNDLFPGLDREGLIRPPSILPPSVPNRNADTFAELLRLLRGYPVSIRDENHRQELLRDARYFHFKGIEQQLVPHSISYNPLRQIEEIALRLENVQKSGVSISAEESDGASRSSVRHVKYARPYVDNKPAELVLEIGGTTAKFVFSAEGVRAEFFGGTKARVARLLEVVATKLNLPPTTQPLGLLMASGGASSQPATPGNTPLSEDLVRVVFEAESSIILNGEDYEADLSNYEAEDATPAITPDTETPVNPRKRRRTGESIDIGLPHEGQEWAVKTGQFRLRIQESKSGKSAVECVFVAVKIDAVSSERGRNKTRKFLSD; encoded by the exons ATGCTTTCTGCGAGCCCGAGCGAGGCGCCCAGCACCGCCGGGCTTCCCTTGCATTCGGGAGCCGACGTCCACAAGATCCCGCAGATTCTGCCGCGAGAGCGCGTCTTTCCCATCCAGATTGGCGGCGAGTTGTTCAAGCTGTCTGGCGCATCTCTGTCCTCCGATG CGCCGTCTTATTTCTCGCAATACTTCCTTTGCCAGATCAAAGTGGCTGAGAGCAAAGGCGAAGACCCCTCCTCCACGATCCGGACGCTATACATCGATCGCGATCCCAAGACATTTAGAGATATTGCGCTGCATCTACAAGGATATCATGTGAAGCCGCGGGACGGGACGCACTTTGTGCGCTTATTTGCGGACGCCCAATTCTATAATC TTCCTAAGCTCATTTCTCAGCTTAACGAGGAGAGCATCTTCATGTCCATCGGCCATCGGGAATTCCAGATTCCTCGCGACGTTCTCAACGATCCTGCCAATTCCCCAAACTACTTCTCCCTCGGcttcgctctcttcttctcccagccAAACGACCTCTTCCCTGGCCTTGATCGCGAGGGGCTGATACGCCCGCCCTCTATACTTCCTCCTTCAGTTCCCAACCGCAACGCCGACACCTTTGCCGAGCTGCTACGTTTGTTGCGTGGGTATCCGGTCAGCATTCGCGACGAGAATCATCGACAAGAGCTTCTTCGCGACGCTCGATACTTTCACTTTAAAGGCATCGAACAGCAGCTTGTTCCGCACTCCATCAGCTATAACCCTTTGCGCCAAATAGAAGAGATTGCCCTGCGGTTGGAGAATGTGCAAAAGAGTGGCGTTAGCATCTCCGCTGAAGAGTCTGACGGGGCCTCGCGCTCCTCCGTCAGGCATGTCAAGTATGCACGCCCATATGTCGACAATAAGCCGGCAGAGTTGGTATTGGAGATTGGTGGGACCACGGCCAAGTTCGTCTTCTCAGCAGAAGGGGTCAGAGCCGAGTTCTTTGGCGGCACAAAGGCTAGGGTGGCGAGACTGTTAGAAGTGGTTGCGACAAAGCTCAACCTGCCTCCGACCACGCAGCCACTGGGCCTCCTCATGGCGTCGGGGGGCGCCAGTTCGCAACCAGCCACGCCAGGCAACACTCCTCTCAGTGAAGATCTCGTCCGGGTCGTCTTTGAGGCAGAGTCGTCAATCATCCTTAATGGTGAAGACTATGAGGCAGATCTGAGCAACTACGAAGCCGAAGATGCCACTCCTGCCATTACCCCTGATACTGAAACTCCTGTGAATCCCAGGAAGCGCCGTAGGACGGGCGAGAGTATCGATATTGGCCTTCCTCACGAGGGCCAAGAATGGGCTGTTAAGACGGGACAGTTTAGGCTACGCATTCAGGAGAGCAAGAGTGGCAAAAGCGCTGTCGAGTGCGTTTTCGTGGCCGTGAAGATTGATGCTGTGAGCTCGGAAAGGGGTAGGAATAAGACGAGAAAATTCCTTAGCGACTGA
- a CDS encoding enoyl-(Acyl carrier protein) reductase domain-containing protein, protein MALPLAGKHCVVVGATGVIGFSIAKAFSHQGAVISLLGRSVLDARPRLEPQLRPYSLPGTDADTPSAHQFIRLDASNRDEIKAVFSPRGSSKSFIGPIDILVNCAGISQTTLLKRTPDEELSSIVDTNLLATMLVCKHAKMRPNGCIINVSSLMGTKGGLGATAYAASKAGVIGFTRALCLEMASRSIRVNALLPGWVNSSMWTDLKPEIQQAYLRDTPLNRVADPTEVADAALFLASNGFANNCILNLDGGLSAA, encoded by the exons ATGGCGCTGCCCCTTGCAGGCAAGCACtgcgtcgtcgtcggagCCACCGGCGTCATCGGATTCTCAATAGCAAAGGCATTCTCCCACCAGGGCGCCGTCATCTCTCTGCTAGGCCGCTCTGTCCTCGATGCCCGCCCTCGTCTGGAGCCGCAGCTTCGTCCGTACAGCCTACCCGGGACTGACGCCGACACTCCCTCGGCTCACCAGTTTATTCGGCTGGATGCTTCGAATCGGGACGAGATTAAAGCTGTGTTTAGTCCACGCGGATCATCCAAG TCTTTCATCGGACCAATTGATATCCTCGTCAACTGTGCTGGCATCTCCCAGACCACCCTGTTAAAACGAActccagatgaagagctttcATCTATCGTTGATACAAACTTGCTGGCTACTATGCTTGTGTGTAAGCACGCAAAGATGAGGCCAAACG GCTGCATCATCAACGTCTCTAGTCTCATGGGAACAAAAGGTGGTTTGGGGGCCACGGCTTATGCCGCTTCCAAGGCCGGAGTAATTG GCTTTACCCGTGCCTTGTGCCTTGAGATGGCGTCTCGGTCTATCCGTGTAAATGCTCTGCTGCCCGGCTGGGTTAACAGCTCCATGTGGACTG ATCTTAAGCCAGAAATCCAGCAAGCCTATCTCAGAGATACTCCCCTCAACAGAGTGGCAGATCCCACAGAggttgctgatgctgctctgTTCCTGGCATCCAACGGCTTTGCCAACAACTGTATTCTCAACCTCGACGGCGGGCTGAGTGCTGCTTGA
- a CDS encoding cytochrome b5-like heme/Steroid binding domain-containing protein, with protein sequence MADSELRQRKQPDAAEATKPAKKKSSKSKVEDEDAYSPWLDVLRVISFLFVASCALSYWISNGESFFWGMRNKPNYLRVDWWKAQWQGPIYLTPEQLAAYDGKDPSKPVYVAINGTIFDVSLGRHIYGPGGSYNYFAGCDAARAFVTGCFAEDRTPDMRGVEDMFLPLDDPETDAQWTTAEMKEMKEMELIRAQRQVHDALKHWVNFFGNSKKYHKVGYVKREKNWLEKQPRRELCAPAQQGRSKRKPRHSKEEK encoded by the exons atggcggacTCGGAACTGCGCCAGCGGAAACAGCCGGACGCTGCAGAAGCTACCAAgccagcaaagaaaaagtcgAGCAAGTCAAAggtcgaggatgaagatgcctACTCCCCGTGGCTGGATGTCTTGCGCGTCATCAGCTTCCTGTTCGTGGCTTCCTGTGCGCTCAGCTACTGGATCAGCAATGgcgagagcttcttctggggCATGAGGAACAAGCCCAACTACCTGAGGGTAGACTGGTGGAAAGCCCAATGG CAAGGTCCCATCTATCTGACCCCCGAGCAGCTCGCCGCCTACGACGGCAAAGACCCCTCCAAGCCCGTCTACGTCGCCATCAACGGCACCATCTTCGACGTCTCCCTCGGGCGCCACATCTACGGCCCCGGAGGCTCCTACAACTACTTCGCAGGCTGCGATGCCGCTCGAGCCTTTGTCACAGGGTGCTTTGCTGAGGATCGCACGCCCGACATGCGGGGCGTAGAGGACATGTTCCTGCCGCTGGACGATCCTGAGACGGACGCCCAGTGGACCACggccgagatgaaggagatgaaggagatggagctgaTTAGGGCCCAGCGTCAGGTGCATGATGCGCTGAAGCACTGGGTCAACTTTTTTGGAAACAGCAAAAAGTACCACAAGGTGGGCTACGTGAAGCGGGAGAAGAATtggctggagaagcagcccagGAGAGAGCTTTGTGCGCCGGCTCAGCAGGGCAGGTCCAAGAGAAAGCCCAGACAttccaaggaggagaagtAG